ACCGATCCGGAAGCTGCCCAAATCGTGCTGCACAAGGAATACTGTCCGGTTACGATTGTCCCATGGGAAACGTGCCAACGGCATGCGATCCCGATGCAGTGGCGTATGGAAGTGTTGGGAGCAAACGAAGCACAACCGGTACTACGAATTTTAAATGttgtggagaaaaaaacgtaCGCCCAGCGAACGCATTGGATGCCGTGCGATGCGTATCTGGTAGCCGCGTACGTGCAGCCGGAGTGTGTAGAGAAATCGCACCTATACTCGGTAGCGGTGGAGCTGCATGGTGCGCTTACTCGTGGACAGATGATACTGAACCATCGGTTGCAGGGAAATGGGCATGTGCGTATTGTGGACGACATCAACGAAGTAATGTTTAAAGGACTTTGCTTCAAAACGGTGGCTTGAAAGGGGAAAAGAATGGAGTACAACTGCTTGTTGTATCGTCCTAATGTGCCTTATGTAGTGATTGTTCTTAATGCTTTTATTTGCATTCGTTTTACTTTGCATAGCAATTTTGTagatgaaaataaacatacgattttaaagaattttctaatagtatagtatttttttttaatttggcgGATATTGGAGCAAGTGTGAGGCACCTAGTATTCTCACTAATTGTTTGAAACGATGCAATTAAACATTACTTTAAACGAATAAACGGCGATACAAAAATTTGATAATAGAAAAGATTTTGGGAGATACACCAAATATCAAAATCAAatctatttcatttcatttttaacaataaaaaaagactaCATTTACTATTTTACAATCTACTAACTGTCAATCATTGTTGACCGCTCGTATTCCCGAATCTAGTTTGACAAACCTGCCGTTGTGACATTTACACGTCAAACATGTAGATGTCAAAtattggatgattttttttctcgccaGCAAATTTGTGTCTGACTCGTCCGGGTTTTTTAAGTATTCTCCTCCTCCGTATTGTGGATAGTTTTACGGGCCTTTATCTGTGAACAGAAATCCCTCCTTAGAGCTAATTGTTACTCAGTGTTCACGGAACGCTCTCCTACACCGACTTCGTAGTGGTAGAACGACGGAAACCCGCACccgcaaaaacacaaaccagcCAGCGAATTGCGGTTGTCCACTGTTGACACCGTACGTGTGCAGCAacacaccaaaacacacagcaaTCGGAACGCGTAAAGTATGGGTACGTCtcggaaggctacggtggtcTGATAAGGGAAGCCTTGGCCAGCCTTGGGGAATAGTGGCTTTTTTATATCTGAATGCGAGGGAGGGATTTCGAGGATttcttcgtgtttttttttgttgacacTTTCCACTCACTTTCCCTTTTCCGCGGCACGCAGGTGGACTGTTCAGCTACTTTCGGGGGCTGCTGGGGAGCCGGGAAATGCGGATACTTATTCTGGGGCTGGATGGTGCCGGCAAGACGACCATACTGTACCGGTTGCAGGTGGGCGAGGTAGTGACCACAATACCGACGATAGGCTTCAACGTGGAGCAGGTGACgtacaaaaatcttaaattccAAGTGTGGGATTTAGGTGGACAGACCAGCATACGGTAAGGCCATACGGTTACACCCGAgaggcaaataaaaataaaaccgattctttgcttctttgcaGACCATATTGGCGCTGTTATTACAGCAACACAGACGCTATTATCTACGTAGTTGATTCCGCAGATAAGGATAGGATAGGCATATCAAAAGACGAGCTACTATACATGTTAAGGGTAAGGGTTACATCCGGATATAGTCGCAGTTTTTTTCATCCACCCCCAAAAAACCCCTTGTAGGAAGACGAACTTGCCGGAGCCATACTGGTAGTGTTGGCCAACAAACAGGACATGGAAGGGTGCATGAGCGTAGCGGAGGTGCATCAAGCGCTTGGGCTGGAAGCGCTGAAAAATCGAACGTTccaaatattcaaaacatcCGCCACCAAAGGAGAAGGACTCGACCAAGCGATGGATTGGCTGTCGAATGCGTTACAGGCGAGAAAATAGCTTCGACTAGAGGACCCTAGCAGCCCTGTGGAGGTGCGATCCCTTCCCGTTATTAACGTTCACTTTTCGTTCCGGATTACCGTTTCCCGAAAACCCATTCTGCTGTCGTTCCATGgacgagtgtgcgtgtgtatgtgtggagaGATTTCTGTAGAGTACATATTCAAGCAAAAGAGCTTTCGGAAGCGATAAAAGAGCTATCCTTGTAACGGTTGAACGAAAAAGAATTCCTTAGCATATATAGCTTTCCTCTTATCTTAAGCTTACGGGTTGTATGCttccgtaaaaaaaagaacgattcCTTCATGTGcccgtttgtgtgtgccaAAGAAGGAACGATGGTAACATCCTGCAATACACCAACTTTATTTACGCATATTTGTACTCTCcttcccacaaaaaaaaaaacaccatacacacacacacacacattcttaAAAGGTGCAAcggaacagcagcaacagcagtaacCCGGGTGTGGGTTCGTTTTGGTtgaagaaatcgaaaatcaagcattaattttatatttaaaaaatgtgtaccattaaaacaaatattatacAAACAAATTAGCGATGAGAATAACTAATCTTTTCAAGGATTTAATTCATTCTAGCTCACTGAGAATTGATtcttttaaaaactctttcaGGATTCATTATAACGAGGTAGAAGACGGCCCCTAACTGATAACTTAAGTGCAGAGGGGGGactattaatttaatattttaaatacgGTTTTACTGCATTTAACCCTCTTCAAAACAACCGGCTACACGGGTAGCCAAACCTATTTTAACTACTTTTTTCTCCGATTCTAGGGATCTGATTGACTTGATAATGTTTTTATATGAGCAAATTTCAGCTCTAACTCTAAATTTCAGCCACTAAATCCAAAAACCGTTCCTATAAAAAGGATTGGACCGGAACGGTCAACATTACAAAAAACGAATGTATTGAATTCTCAAGCACAAACACGAGGGCCGCTTTTTATTGAGCATTCCAACAATTCACCACGACGGTACACCGAAACGGGCCACACGCTTTTCCTGCGTTTCCAGCTCCATCTTGATCTTGGTGCGCATGTAAAAGATCGGACAATCGCGACTGGTGCAGATAACTTCCTCGTGCAGAGAACCTTGGCACCGTTGACACTCCGTCCACAGGCGACAGAACCGATCCTCGAGCGTACGTTGTGCCGCCAGTTCCGTCTGATAGAGGGACGCCTCTTTCGGGGCACAATGCTGACAAAGTGCCCGTCCTTCCTGTCCAGCTGCTAGCAAAGCTTTACACCCGAGACAAGCGTCACGCTTTTTGGTAAACGCAGCCAACGCTCCGACCTTCGAAGTAACGACGGATCGTGTACGAGTGTGATCGCCACGAAGCAGGATCGATTCCGCTTTCTCGCCCAGTATAGGTTCGAAGATGCGCAGTAACGGTTTCGATAGTTGATTATCGAGATAGTAGTTCGCATCGATCGGTATACAGTTTTCCAGCACGTAGATCGGATCTTCCGCCTTCATGTAGGCGGGTGTATTTTTAGCCGCCGCAATTAACACGTACGGTACACGATCACCCAACTTGGGGGCATTTCCTGGATCACGTTTCTTCATCTTGTTGGCCAACTCCACGTGCGCCTGCTTGGCGGCATAATCACTCTTCGCTAGTTCCTTCGTTATAACGAGCTGCGAGATATCGATCCGATTGCAAAGCAAGTCGGATATCGTTTGTTTCGCATACTCGATCGCTCCATCCGGATTGCGCTCGATCAGCAGCTTCTGAAGACAATTGTTCATCAAATTTGCCACGAGTGGAGAATTATCGCGCCGCACCGTTTCGATGCCTTTGCAGTCCATCTTGTCGTACTTGTCCGGGCGGGTAAAGTATAGGCCGGCGTAACGCTTCTTGTTGATTAACAGGTACGGATAGTAAACCTTCTCGAACTCCAGCTTGATCGGTTTAACGAACTTGGCGCTTACATAGTCGGCCGCCTCCTTGCCCAACTCCATGCTACGTTCGAGCGTTTTAACGCCAAAATTTACCATCACCGAATCAGTGTCGCCGTATATGACGACCGCATCATTTTCGTACCCATGCTCGACCGTGTAGCGCTGTTCGACTTCTTGCTTCGTTTGTTCGATCATAGTCCGGCCGTATGCCGTTACGGAGCCGGATATTTCTAGGCAAGGAAGCTTGCCCACCTGCGCACCGGTGAATCCATATACCGAGTTGGCGGATATTTTCAACGCCAACTGTCGTCCATCCAGTACGGATCGTTTGAATGGATCGGTTTCTACTTTAAGATCGGCTTTCGCGCGCTTTCGTGCCGCTAATAGAGATTCTAGAATTTCCGGCAAAATCCCTTTCCGGACGGATGATTTCACAAACACATTGTTTGCCGGTGTGTGCGTCAACTGGTCCGGATCGAGACCCAGTTTGTCCTTCATGTTGGGTTGGACGAGTGTGGTGTAGCACAGATTGTGGGCCATCATGATGCTAGGGTACAGGGAGGCAAAATCGAGCGTAGAGATCGGGTTGGCATAGTAACCACGCTTCGGCTCGATAACGGTCGCACCTTCATACTGTTCTTCCGAGCCGGAACTCTGATAGGAAGGGATCAGGTAGCCAGCCACCTTGGACTTGCGAAGCAGTTGACTCATAACTTTTATTTGCTGACCACGTGTTAGCAGACATGCCAGTGGGACACCCGTCACACGTGCCATTTCCATGTAGTTTACGATGCACATCAGCTTGTTAAGCAAGCGCAGCGGAAGATAGGCATCCTTGAGACAGTACATCGCCAATCGACGACGTGTTTGGTCGCTTTCATTCTGCAGATCCGTAATAATACTATGATGTACGTCCTCTTTTTGCTCCTGCAAAAAATGGTAACTGACCGCATTGAGCGTGTACGAGCGTAGTTTGTAGTCACgcagcaacacaaacaacagaTCGAACGGTACACGCCCCTCGAAGTTTACGAATTTGTTCTCCCGACGGCCCATCTGTTTCGACTGAATGACGGTGTCCTTGATGACGGAACGGATATTGGTAACTCGGCCAAGATACTCAAAGCCTTTCACCTTCAGATGGCTGGCACGGTTCAGCAGGTACGGTACATCGAAGTTGTTAATGTTGTACCCAGTCAGAATGTCCGGATCGAGCTCACGCACAAAGCAGGCCCACTTATCCAACAATTCTGCTTCCGTCGCGTAACTAAGTACCTGCGCGCCAACGATCGGTGCACAAGCTTTCAGCGTAAAAACATTCCTCAGGAATGGTTCCTGTTCACCCTGGCGGATGACCATGTTGGCGATCTGAATCACTGGGTCGTGCTGTGGTTCGGGGAAAATTCCCTTCCTACCGGCGCACTCGATATCGAAGCTAAGAATGCGAAACGGTGCCACCTTGGCCCACTCACCTTCCGGTTCGTGAGCAATGAACCCATCGAACGCGACATCCACCTCGATCTGGCAACGTGTTTCCGGTGCCGGATGTTTTCCCTTCTGCCGATAGCTCCACTTGCCCGGGGGGATTTCTATCCAGCTACATCCCACCACACCAGTGTCAACCATGAACCGAATATCGAAATCGATGTTACTTTCGTAAACCCGGCAGTCCTGGAAATCCATCGAAGGCATCATGTGTTCTCGTTCCAGTAATCGCTTCACCGCCGCCAGCAACTTCGGCAGCGTTACGGTAACGCgtataaattgaaacaaatccTCCCCATTGTAGCCCATGATGGATTGTCTTTCCACCAGTTCCACGTCCAGGACCGCTTCCTGCACATTATCCTTGTTCGAGCGCATATCGTGCAGTACGGCTTTATCGAGCGCGGTACGAAATTCCGGCAGGTGCGATTTGGTGAAACCACGTGGTGCTGCCACGTAAAGGTAAGGCAAAAATCCGTGCACGTGCGCGCACACCGAATTGCCCTCCATCGTTACACCGAACATTCGCATTATTGGAATTGGACCGATCTGTGCACCGGGCATACCGGCCATCGGTTGTCCGATGTAATTATCGATATCGAGTTGCTGAAAAACGAGCGCCTCCTTAGCGGGATCGAGTGGAGCCGGTTCCGGGCGGCTCCATTTAGCGCAAGTGTTTTCATTCTCCGGTCCCAGACCGATGCGTGCCGTGTCTGCATCGTCGTCGAAATTGGCCAATTCAGCCTCGAAGTAACTTTCGAACTCTTCCTCATCGTCATCTCCACTGTAATTCGAGACAGGGGGAGCGGGGGATGTTAGGTTGGTGTGTTACTCAGGGAATGATTTTACCGGCTTACCGAAACTTTTTCGGACCGCTTGAAGTTGATGGTGCTTCGTTCGGTTTTGTGAATGGTTTACGCTTTGAGTTCATCTGGCAGCCGGCATGTGTTGAAACTATTCAGGGAAACTAACACGACGGGCGGCCGACTCCACTTACTAATTACACCGTTAAGACAGCcgttaaaatacaaaatacaaagAAATCAACGAGAAAATTCACTTTTTACAGATCACCGACATACACCAACAGGCTTGGACTCGGGTTTTTGCGCGCGATCCGATCTGACATAAGCTGCGATGGCAGTTtgctgtgtgcatgtgtgtgcgtgtttaccCTTTTGAAAACAACAGTTTATGTAGCGATCGttttaaaaaagtaattttcaacagtttttgCTCAATTTACCGTAAAGTGGGTCTTcagtatttgtttgttaattgaTTGATCAGTTGGAGTAATATTATTTTGTGGTAAAAATTGCTGTTCTATCTTGATAAATCGATTTGTCTTCCAAGCGATCAACTGTTCAATTGTTGTTTATTGTGTTTCATCTTATTTccccacacaaaaaaaagcttgtcaACAAGAACTGTCAGAACTGTCACAATAAgcaagaagaatgaaaaaaaaatcgaaatttgCGGATTGATAAAAAAGTGCGATTAATGATTTTATAGTTAAAAAGAACTGCAACCAACTATTTTGCTCCgcgtgaaaagtgttttttttttctctcggccGGCGATAGTATCACGAGAGGGTGTACGCCCAGAGGGCAATTTAACGGTTCAGTGCGGTGGGCCAGAATCAACAAATCGGCCAATCGGTTCTAGTTCGGTGAGCgtgaaaataaattagctTCTAAGTCTGTGGTAATAGCGGGCATCATCGCACAGACCCCTCCTTGCGCGCAGGAGGTCCTGTAACAGTTTGGCTACGAAGCCAAGGTGAAAAAATGTACCAAAGTGCTTGTAGTGCAGCGGCCGGCGGATGTTCCGAACCGGAGCGTCACGATCGGGACGGGTTGATAACGCACGAAACGGCAGTAGCTCCGGTCGAGCACGATTACAGCGGCTTCGATATCGTGAAGGCAACACAGTACGGTGCGATAGCACGCGTCAAGGAACTGATCGAGGCGGGCTGGGATGTGAACCAGCCGGACAGTGAAACCGTAACGCTGCTGCATTGGGCCGCAATTAACAATCGTAAAGATATCATCAAATATTTCCTCGACAAGGGTGCGATAGTGGATGCGGTCGGGGGCGAGCTAAGCGCTACACCGTTGCATTGGGCCACAAGACAGGGTCATCTGGGGGCGGTGGTACTGTTACTGGCGGCTGGCGCTGATCCGAGTCTACGGGATGCGGAAGGCTGCTCGTGCATACATCTGGCCGCCCAGTTCGGACACACGGCACTGGTGGCGTACTTTATAGCGCGGGGTGTGAATCCCGATTTGCAGGATCGTGGTGGTATGACGGCACTGATGTGGGCCGCGTGGAAGATATCCGCTCTCGATCCGGTCCGATTGCTACTGACGCTTGGCGCTAATCCGAGTCTGGCGGACCATACGCATGGCAATACGGCACTGCACTGGGCCATCCTGGCGCGTAACGTAACCGCCATCAGTACGCTGGTGTTGAAGGGTAAGGCAAACATGGAGGTGCCGAATCTGCGCGGTGACACACCACTCACGATGCTACAACCGCACCTCGGCTCGATCTGGATTGGCACGAAGGTGTCCGATCGGATCCGGGAGCTGACGCAGCAATCACACCGCCGTAACCCGCTCGTACGGTTGACGCTCGACAAGCGGTTCCGCTGGTGGAGCATGATAGCGACACCGTTTCTGGTGTTTTATCTGGTCGGGCTGGTGTTTTGTGCCGATACGCAGATCATCATTaagattttcctgctcgcCTGTCTGTACAGTGTGTCCTACACGATGGGGCAGCATCTGTTCGACGAGAATCTAATGGCACTGTTGCCGCTCAGCGTGTATATGGCCACCAAGCTGTGGTTTTACGTTACCTGGCTGACATATATCGCACCAACCGTATCGTTCCTCGCATCGATGGCGTTCCTTGCTTGCAGTGCCGGGTTGTGGGTTTGTTTCCTGAAGTCTTGGCGTGGTAATCCGGGCGTAATTCAGCCAACACAAGAGCAACGGTTTAGGGTAAGATCCGGCGACTGTTAATCGAGCCGGTAAGGTAGAGTAGAATTTAAAATCATATTGTGTTGAAACCAATTTCAGACCATCATTGAACTTTCGGAGCGTGGAGCAAGTGGCTTTGAACCGTCGGCTTTCTGTTCCGCCTGTCTGGTCCGTCGACCGGTACGTTCGAAGCACTGTTCGGTGTGTGATCGATGCGTGGCCCGGTTCGATCATCATTGTCCTTGGGTGGGCAATTGTATCGGTAAGATCAATTACGCTAATGGTGGGAACTCTGCAGTGGATTAATAAATCTATTCCGCTCCAGTATACTCTGGAAAAATCTTAATTCGATTCTTAAAAGGAATCTGGAGGAATGAATCTGGAGTTTACTCCGGAGAAAAGCGGAGTTTACTCTAGAGTAATCCGGAGTATTTTCTAATATTAACTACGGTTTCAACTCCAGAGTGTATCTGTACATCTgtactttgttttgcttggaaGAATGTGGAGTTGCTCCGAAATCGACAGCGATTTCGATTTCGGGTTTGAATCCGTAGTAAAATCCGAAGTTGAATCCGCAGTTCATGTCGAAGTTTGCTTCGGATTGATCCGGATTTAATTCCGAAATAATTACTCCTGATTAACTTACCCATCACTACACGCGAATTCACGATGCGGCGAACCCGTCATGCGAAACTGTTTTCTCTTCGTAGGTGCTAAAAATCACAAATACTTTATGGGATTCTTGTGGATGCTTCTGATCATGTGTGGCTGGATGCTTTACGGAGGGTCTAATTTCTACGTGCAAACGTGCTCTATCAACATGGATGATGGTATGAAGCTGGTAGTTAAAGAAAGGACAAATAGACGGTTAATAATTACCTGTTCTTCATTATAAGGTTTATGGTCAGCACTTCAGGCGATTGGTTCCTGCAATCCTTGGGTCGGCTGGGTGATGGGAAATGCGCTGCTTCACATGTCCTGGGTTACGGTGTTAACCATCTGCCAGAGCTACCAGGTTGTCTGTCTCGGTATGACGACCAACGAGCGCCTAAACCGTGGCCGTTATCGTCACTTCCAGGCCAAGGGTGGTAAGAGCCCGTTCAACCGTGGTCCACTGAAAAATCTGTTCGATTTCCTCGAGTGCAGCTGTTTTGGGCTAGTGCAACCGCAACATACGGATTGGATGCAATTTTTTGAGTTCGATAAGCACGTCGAACACGAACCACTGTTGCGACCCGATAACTTTCAGTACGTCTGAGTTCAgcttagcagcagcagcagcagggcaGCCGTTGATTCCGCCGACCGGCAACCGGAACTACCGGAAGCGTCCACCGAATCCGGAACGCGAGCTGGCAACGTTGCTGAGGAACGAAACCATCAGCACGATGCTGAAGTGTGGCCGAAAATCGAAACTGTTTTAGTGGcatcggcagcagcaacagcagtgtAAATGAAGGGAGGCGTCACCGGACGTGAGGTTGCAGCATTTCTACTCGCTTCTGCTGGAAACAGTGATATCTTGTGTTCCTGTGTTGGTACTACGCTTCCCGGCACGCCTCATATGTCTGATACGATTAATCTAGTTGGCATGCGTTATTCGTTTTATGAGTTTCTGCTTCACCTCTATTGACGAATTTTGCCTATTGTGACACTTTTAAGGCAGATTTGTATTGACAAGGCCCTTAaatggttattaaggcaattttgtcaacagggacATGATGCGTTGCCTAAAGGTCGAAAGGTCCTTTTTTTGGTATGCCGCTCTTAGTATTCGTACAGCGTTTTCCTATAAGTATAAAAACACCCTACTGGATAAGTGTGGTAAGAGTGGAAAAGGCTTTAGATAGAAATTAAGAAGATTTCGGAGCATAAAACCCATTTAAGAAACGCTTAAAGTGAACATAACAAAACgataaatatgaaacaaacgacacacacacaccgacataAAACAGCCAATACCAATGAAAATCATcgttaataaaatatatagcCGATGGTAAAGGAGCGAAGCAAAGTGAAGGAACCGATGTGAAAGGTATGACACACAAATTAATAGCatgtaagaaaagaaatttacGCTAATACGTAGCGTGGGCTCTGCGACAACGGATCTCGGAACAAGGGCGCTCAAGATCGTGTCCagcaaaccaaacatacaCTAACACACCAATGCAATTACAGATGAAACAGTAGCAGATTTTCATCTACAAAGCTCCAATTCATTCCATGAACCATACGCGTGTGGAAATAGCAAAAAGCGAGAACAAAACTTGTGTGTAAGGTTAAAAAAGACATGATGAACGCATAACAACATTTAGCAGTAAAATTATGAACATTTGGGGCGATTGTATGTATGTAAACGGAATCAAACTAGATTgcattcaaaatattcaaccCCTACTAGAAAGAGTGGTCCGTAGTGtataaagaacaaaacattcaatccTTTAGCATGATCTGACTGGACAAAAATAAGGCAGGACAAAAAAAGACGACAAATGGTCGAACCGATCGAATCGATTCAGGCAAGAATCAAGCAATAGAATTGAACagtagtttttgtttaaatatttctgtTTCTAAACATATTGACTATTTAACTAATGCACGTGTAGATAGTgttaaaagaacaaacaaaaactttactGAGCgctcataacaaaaaaaaaattaaacctgGCGCTCACGTGTTGTTATGCTAAAAGAAAGTTAGTCAGAAAGCGAttgcgtgtgcgtgagtgcgaaaaaaaacaacaaatggaCAGGGTGTTGCTAGTTGGCTTCTGGCTTTTAGTCAAATATGGTGTGACAAGTATGGTATGGTGTGGTGTGCATTTTGTTAAAGTAATACAATTAAGCAAAGAGCATGGAAAGAACCAGAGTAGGGGAAAGAGATGGTGTACAGATGTCCTTGCGCGGGATTTACCTCTTCCATTCATCTTCTTTTTCATTATCGCAGTGGAAGTTTCAACAGTGTTGACATGCTCCATTCAACATTTAGGAGAGGGCACATGTTTCGAGAAGCAAGAGGAACAAACCGTCCCAGATTTAGTGTATGAGTAAATATCGATCTTCACATTAATATACTTTCAACGAATCAAAGCACGATTACCTTTCTCCGATCAGGCAGGCGAGCGAAAATATCTATTTCGTAAATTTACATACCTTTATCGCACATAGTTTTCCGTTCTTATCCATTCTAGTCATTCTTTAGCAgagaacaaacacacatcttgTATAATCGAACAGaaggcaacaaacaaacatagatAAGGCAAAGCAAACACTGTGAAGATGTGCAAATTCTTCCAATATAACGTAAAAGTGAAAGCTGCTTGCTAGTGTATTTGCTGATCGTATAATGTACActatgttcctttttttcgtcacACAGTTGTATAATCGTTAGCTGTTTAGGTCGTATTAAAAAAATTAGCATGTGTAATAATTATCATTTAAGCACACTCACACGCGCAAGGTTGGAGCAATATACGAGGAAGATGAAAAAAGCGATCGAAAGGACAAATATAGCCCGTATATAGCGATAATATCTAATGTTAACCACAAACTTGGAGTTCCATTCTTCTATCGCACACCCACAAAGCACAGGCAATactattataaaataataatagatAAAGAATGAATAATCTAAAAAATGAAAGGTGAACCAAAGTAAAATAGTGCAAACAGGGGAAAGAAAACGTCTAATTCAAATCAGCCAAACGTCTAATCGAGCGATTCAGACGTTTGACGTTTCGCTGACAGCAGCCGCGGGGCGAATTCGGTGTAAGTTTATTTACATACTTTCTCTACCTCAAAACATTACAACACAatacggtgtgtgtgtgtttggatttGTTCATTTTACTTCTCGACCTCTAAAAATGCCGGTTGATGTGCTTGGGTTTGCTTACGCTGCCACGGTGGCCGCCGGTGGTATCGTCGGGTACGCAAAAGCAGGTTTGTACACACGCACGGAGGATGATTTCGCAACTACCGGATGCACCTCCTCCACCCCACATGCATGCGTCGATTGTGCAATTTACACCCACCGAACATTCTTTCTCCTCGTTCACAGGTTCAGTCCCTTCGCTAGCAGCCGGTCTTACGTTCGGTGCACTGCTCGGGTATGGTGCGATGCTGTCGTCGGATGAACCGCCACGACCTCTGCTCCAGATCGGTACGGCACTGGTGCTGGCCGGTATGATGGGTTCGCGGTGGGCCCGATCGGGCAAGTTCATGCCGCCGGGCCTGATCTGTGTGATCTCTTGTGCAATGCTGGCCCGTGGTCTTATCTACCACAACCGTTATCTACCGATGATTGGTGCGAAGCATGACTAAGACGATAGCTACGGTGGGCGGGCACACCGCTCCCTCGGGCGAAGGTGTGCGAACGTGAAGGTCGTACATGCATTTATGCAACGCCCGGGTTGCAACGCTCCCGCCACATTCCACCGACCGCCGGTAGGTCG
This genomic window from Anopheles maculipalpis chromosome 2RL, idAnoMacuDA_375_x, whole genome shotgun sequence contains:
- the LOC126568669 gene encoding DNA polymerase delta catalytic subunit, with the protein product MNSKRKPFTKPNEAPSTSSGPKKFRGDDDEEEFESYFEAELANFDDDADTARIGLGPENENTCAKWSRPEPAPLDPAKEALVFQQLDIDNYIGQPMAGMPGAQIGPIPIMRMFGVTMEGNSVCAHVHGFLPYLYVAAPRGFTKSHLPEFRTALDKAVLHDMRSNKDNVQEAVLDVELVERQSIMGYNGEDLFQFIRVTVTLPKLLAAVKRLLEREHMMPSMDFQDCRVYESNIDFDIRFMVDTGVVGCSWIEIPPGKWSYRQKGKHPAPETRCQIEVDVAFDGFIAHEPEGEWAKVAPFRILSFDIECAGRKGIFPEPQHDPVIQIANMVIRQGEQEPFLRNVFTLKACAPIVGAQVLSYATEAELLDKWACFVRELDPDILTGYNINNFDVPYLLNRASHLKVKGFEYLGRVTNIRSVIKDTVIQSKQMGRRENKFVNFEGRVPFDLLFVLLRDYKLRSYTLNAVSYHFLQEQKEDVHHSIITDLQNESDQTRRRLAMYCLKDAYLPLRLLNKLMCIVNYMEMARVTGVPLACLLTRGQQIKVMSQLLRKSKVAGYLIPSYQSSGSEEQYEGATVIEPKRGYYANPISTLDFASLYPSIMMAHNLCYTTLVQPNMKDKLGLDPDQLTHTPANNVFVKSSVRKGILPEILESLLAARKRAKADLKVETDPFKRSVLDGRQLALKISANSVYGFTGAQVGKLPCLEISGSVTAYGRTMIEQTKQEVEQRYTVEHGYENDAVVIYGDTDSVMVNFGVKTLERSMELGKEAADYVSAKFVKPIKLEFEKVYYPYLLINKKRYAGLYFTRPDKYDKMDCKGIETVRRDNSPLVANLMNNCLQKLLIERNPDGAIEYAKQTISDLLCNRIDISQLVITKELAKSDYAAKQAHVELANKMKKRDPGNAPKLGDRVPYVLIAAAKNTPAYMKAEDPIYVLENCIPIDANYYLDNQLSKPLLRIFEPILGEKAESILLRGDHTRTRSVVTSKVGALAAFTKKRDACLGCKALLAAGQEGRALCQHCAPKEASLYQTELAAQRTLEDRFCRLWTECQRCQGSLHEEVICTSRDCPIFYMRTKIKMELETQEKRVARFGVPSW
- the LOC126568545 gene encoding ADP-ribosylation factor-like protein 1 — encoded protein: MRILILGLDGAGKTTILYRLQVGEVVTTIPTIGFNVEQVTYKNLKFQVWDLGGQTSIRPYWRCYYSNTDAIIYVVDSADKDRIGISKDELLYMLREDELAGAILVVLANKQDMEGCMSVAEVHQALGLEALKNRTFQIFKTSATKGEGLDQAMDWLSNALQARK
- the LOC126568005 gene encoding palmitoyltransferase Hip14, coding for MYQSACSAAAGGCSEPERHDRDGLITHETAVAPVEHDYSGFDIVKATQYGAIARVKELIEAGWDVNQPDSETVTLLHWAAINNRKDIIKYFLDKGAIVDAVGGELSATPLHWATRQGHLGAVVLLLAAGADPSLRDAEGCSCIHLAAQFGHTALVAYFIARGVNPDLQDRGGMTALMWAAWKISALDPVRLLLTLGANPSLADHTHGNTALHWAILARNVTAISTLVLKGKANMEVPNLRGDTPLTMLQPHLGSIWIGTKVSDRIRELTQQSHRRNPLVRLTLDKRFRWWSMIATPFLVFYLVGLVFCADTQIIIKIFLLACLYSVSYTMGQHLFDENLMALLPLSVYMATKLWFYVTWLTYIAPTVSFLASMAFLACSAGLWVCFLKSWRGNPGVIQPTQEQRFRTIIELSERGASGFEPSAFCSACLVRRPVRSKHCSVCDRCVARFDHHCPWVGNCIGAKNHKYFMGFLWMLLIMCGWMLYGGSNFYVQTCSINMDDGLWSALQAIGSCNPWVGWVMGNALLHMSWVTVLTICQSYQVVCLGMTTNERLNRGRYRHFQAKGGKSPFNRGPLKNLFDFLECSCFGLVQPQHTDWMQFFEFDKHVEHEPLLRPDNFQYV
- the LOC126568608 gene encoding transmembrane protein 14 homolog, with amino-acid sequence MPVDVLGFAYAATVAAGGIVGYAKAGSVPSLAAGLTFGALLGYGAMLSSDEPPRPLLQIGTALVLAGMMGSRWARSGKFMPPGLICVISCAMLARGLIYHNRYLPMIGAKHD